The following is a genomic window from Solanum stenotomum isolate F172 chromosome 4, ASM1918654v1, whole genome shotgun sequence.
CCTCAAAAAAAGAGTGGACAGACAGGTGAACTTACACTTGTTCCAAAGAAGTAGAGTCCAACCATATTAGAGATAAGATGCCAAGTACTTATATGACTGAAAGCTGATGTTATCAATGTATGAACCCGTCCACTTGTAAAATTGTCCACTGAAATCTAAGCACCAGATACAACTCAAAAAATATGTAAGTTGGAAAACTATCTTAGCTTGTATATTGCATCAAAAGATAAGTTTATTTTATGAGAGTTATCTTAGCGACTGACCATGAAGTTCCTCATCATGAATCCACTATCAGCAACACGCCATAACAAGAACACAGCTACGTTAGTTAAGATCAGGCATAACACCACGCCATCAGTAGAAAACCTCCCAAAACTTGATCTCCTACAAATTGGAAAGGCTCAAGTCTTAGATAATAGAAATCATATGAAGTTGGACTAAGGGCAAGGACTGGCATCACCATAGATTGCCTTTTCTCCCGACATAACTTTGAAAGGCTAGAATCAGGTGAAACCATTACACTCCAAGCTGTCACAACTCATCAGTCACTGCAGATCAGTGTGATTAAATATTACTCACTCCATTCTATTAAAGATGTCATAACTTAGAGTAGAAAAATGTGTGTAGTTGGACTAAGGGCAAGAGAATGATATCACACAGATTACTGCCTTTTCTCCAACCAGAAACTTAAAATGTTTAGGAACAGTTTAAACCATAACGAACTCCTAGCTGTCACAATTCATGCACGTCAGTGTCAATTAAATACAACTCACTTCATCCCATTAAAAATGCTGTACCTCTGCTTTGGTGGAGACTAATAGAAAGCAAAAAACAACCAAAAACTTTTCTAGGAGGTAGTACTAATATTGACAATGGTTTAACAGTGGTACATTTGGTTTTGTATCTAGTAGGGTATCTGAGAGAGGAAGATTAAAGCTGCTTTGGTGTAAACTACAAGAAGCCACACTAGATTACAAAACTAGAGATCTTTCATACAGTGGATAAATGACACATCTAAAGCTCTACTTCTATCATCAGCAATGCTATTCTTACAATTGAAGTCAACCAAAGATCTGGAGTTCTCTGCATTTGCAGCCTTAATGCATATTCCCTTCCGTAATTTGCATCTTATTCTTTTGTTTATTATGATCAATTCCCTTATTCTAAGGTTCTTGCAGAATCATGAGCTCATTGAATTGCAGGTGTAATGTATGTCCCATCTATGATTCCTACCCTATTTCTAAGCCTACATGTGAGACTAggttaaaatttcaaatgaaatatgtcatattttacttttataatcTACAAGTGAAATAGATTGCACCTCACATGAGATTTATGTGATTATCTATGAGGattaatatcaaaatatcaCATGCACGAGGTTGAATTTGTTGGTTAGTTTCCCACCTATTATACACGTGAGACCCCAAAAAAGGCCCAACCCTTGTGAATGCACAAAGAGTGGAGGTAAGCAAATAGAATACAAATCATGTTGCTCATTCCTTCCATTGCTAAGGTGAATAGAAAGGGGGACAAGGGGTTACCCTATCTCAAGCCCCTCTGGGACGGAAAGAAACTATTGGGAGTTATGTTGATTACTATAGGAAACTTAACTACACTAATGCATGTATCTCATCCAACCGATCCATTAAGCTCCAAAACTCATCCTTTGCATCATAAGAATCAGAAAGTTCCAGGACAGATGGTCATATGCCTTCTAAATGGCTAGTTTGCATAAAAACCCAGGTTGTTGACTTCTTTGTCTAGATTCCACACACTCATTTGCTATCAGCACTACATCCATAATTTGTCATCCTTTAATAAATGTCATTTGTTGTCTGCCCACTAAGTTTATCACTTCCTCCCGTTTTTCTACCAAAAGTTTGGCTATGATCTTGTACACTCCTCCTATCAAGCTTATAGGTCTGAAATCATTTAGCTCCATGGTTCCCACTTTCTATGGTATTAGAGCTACAAATGTGGCATTGATGCTCCTTTCAAAAAATTCTACCTTGTAAAAATTCTGTACTGTTGCTACTAGCTCTGAACTAATAACAGCATTGACTAAAGACTGAAGAATGGCATGGAAAAACCATCTAGCCCTGGTGCTTTGTCACTTGCACATGCTTTTATGCTCTCCGGTATTTCCAGTTGCTCAAAAGGTGCCATCAGCAGGTTATTTTCCTCTTCTCCAATCACGGGACCATATCTCATATCTAGATGTTGTCTccaattttctgactgagtatAGCTTCTCATAATAGGCTACTACCTCCTTTTGCATCTCTTCTGGTTTGGTCAAAATCTCGCTCTCACTTCCAGCTTGGAAATTGTGTTTATTCTCCTGTGTGCATTAGCAGTTCAGTGAAAGAAATCAGTGATTCTATCCCCTTGCTTTAACCAAACTGTCATGAACCTCTGCCTCCATTCAATCACTTCCCTTTTTGCTATGTCTTCAAACTCCATGTTAAGTGCCAGTCTAGAGGTAATTTCTTCTTCCTCTAGTGCTCTGTGATCCTATATCTCCTCTAAGTCAGCTAGTTGCCTCAAGACATTTTGTTTCCAAATTGCCGAGAATGGGTAACTCACTGAATGTAAATAACAAACATGAAGGTGTTCTTCTCAAAAAAAAGTGAAGGTATAATAAAGATGAAACCAAATTTTTAGCAAGACCAAGCTGTAGATCCAAATACGATTTGCCCCTAGTAGATAGTACCATAACTCAAGTGTGAGGTGCAAATGATCTCATAATCACTACAGCTAAAATGGACCCGATTATTTTAGAAATCTAAACCTACTCTCAATAATAGACTAGAAAACAAATAGTGTGAGCATAAATTATGATGCAAAAGAACTTCgcaaagaaaatgaagagattATGGcgtaaatttaaaaaatagtatgTGGTGCAATTGAAAAAGAGAGCCAATACTAAATGCAAGGGACTCAAGTTCaaaactatatttttaagtCCCAAAAGAATTCCCATTTTAAGCAATTCATAGTTCTCCCCCAACTATTAAGAGATTAATAAAAGCTGAAGGAACAACAGGTAGATTCAAGTTTCCTATCTCCAAAGGGACCGAGCCCCTAAAGATCACACCCTATCACTATATTTCCTGCTACTGCCGCCAAAACCCAGGAAAATTCAGTGAATGGAACTTGCTTACAAGTGTACAACTTACTTATCCATCAGCAAAACCAATTACTAGTTTTGAAGTCAAGACTTGATTCACTATAATATCTCAACAACAGAAATAAATTTAAGTAGTTAAACTAAAGAtagagacatttttttttttttgaaataggtaACTAACTAAAGATAGAGACATAGCATATAGAAAGTAAGACAAGCAATTGACACGGAggagtaatatttattattggAACAAAATTGGCAAGAATTGAGCGGAATGTATAGGGTTTTTGCCTTAACACAATTTATTCAGTATTGGAATGAAATGAGTACCCGGAGAGGAGAACGAGTAATGATGCTTAAAGGGAATAGTAAAGTACCAGCTGCGGCGAGTGGAACCAACTAAGAAATTGGAATGAAAACTTCTTCGTCCTAACTGAGTCCTCACAAGCCCAACAGTGCGGTTAACTAAAACCTTGCTCAGATCACCTCTGAAATGGGTATTTGCAAACAACTGCTTTGAGAAAAGTGGGTTTGAGAAAACCCCATGAGAAAATTTCCCATTTTGTTGCCTCCATGAGTGTGAGAAAGTAGTGTATGGGACAGAAAACAGTTGTTGCGGTGATGGGTGACATTGGTTTGCCTTGGAAATTAGAGAGAGGGACGTTTGTGAGGAGGGATTTGTGGTCGCATTTGGGAGATTTCTAGGTATTTTCGAGAGGAGTTTGAGTGACAGGAGCCTCTGCATAGTTCCCGTAGATGGAGAATTTGTTGAAGGTGTTCCTTTATGCTTGGAGTGGCCTATTGGCCTGGCTATGTATGCTCAACATTATTCCAAAGGGTAATTGAACAGATTCCATGTTGTGGCAATGGACAACAATGTTAGACTCGAACTCACAATCTTCGAATTGGAAGTAAGATTACTTATCATCCGAGCAACTCTCATGTTTTAAGATTCATCTTATAATGAAATAaatcacaacaaaaaaaaattttttttatgagtttaagaacaataaaaagaacaagtaatatattaaatcctaaaaaatGAGTCCTGGTGGCCAATAAACCATGTGTTCAAAATCACATGAGAATCGAATAACAAGAGCTTTTATTAGAAATTATGCTAATACAATTTGTTATTCAAAACTGGGGAGCCCATAATACAAATAACCAGTGGACTATTATAGGAGAAGTGTAATACCCTACTCATTCGGGatgtttaaattaatttgtaCATTCAGGCAAGACTAACAATATGTTTAATATGATCTGAAGTGTGTGTTATGTATTTAAGTCGCACAATGGGAGTATGTCAAGTTTAGAAGTTAAGCAAGTTGTAAAAAAAATCGGTAAAAGTTATCGcaaattaatttcataaaactcttaaATTTGGGTTAGATATCTCATAGCTTTCTCTCAATCTATAAAGGGTTAGAGGACTGATTACCTATcaaattgtcacgccccgaagctACTCcaggacgcggacacgggacctaggatcatgagtgaccccaatctaaccctgttggcatatcataagcatactacaGTAAACTGAAGTAAAGAAATATTgtgcagaagctaaatcatcatgtaaactgaaatgatagggaatacccat
Proteins encoded in this region:
- the LOC125861881 gene encoding RHOMBOID-like protein 12, mitochondrial, with amino-acid sequence MQRLLSLKLLSKIPRNLPNATTNPSSQTSLSLISKANQCHPSPQQLFSVPYTTFSHSWRQQNGKFSHGVFSNPLFSKQLFANTHFRGDLSKVLVNRTVGLVRTQLGRRSFHSNFLVGSTRRSWRSSFGRFSTDGVVLCLILTNVAVFLLWRVADSGFMMRNFMISVDNFTSGRVHTLITSAFSHISTWHLISNMVGLYFFGTSIGRYFGPEFLLKLYLSGAVAGSVFYLVYHAFIVPSLQTQRRQVLSMHPSQTPGLGASGAINAVMLLDIFLFPTKIIYFNFVIPVPAILLGIFIIGKDVVRILEGDTQVSGSAHLGGAAMAAIAWARVRRGRF